One Stigmatopora argus isolate UIUO_Sarg chromosome 20, RoL_Sarg_1.0, whole genome shotgun sequence genomic region harbors:
- the LOC144065919 gene encoding uncharacterized protein LOC144065919, with the protein MRSHTGEKPISCTVYGKTFTNKGNLNIHARTHTGDKPFSCSVCGQRFTEKGNLKIHSRIHTGEKPLSCTVCGKTFTHTGNLNIHAKTHTGEKPFSCSDCGQRFTRKGSLISHARAHTGEKPFSCSVCGKTFTHKRYLKIHTRTHTGEKPFSCSVCGQRFTQKRDLNSHARTHTGDKPFSCSVCCKAFSQQQHLNNHARIHTGENSFSCSVCGKRFTENGTLKRHTRIHTGEKPFSCSVCGQGFTDKGNLKTHTRTHTGEKPFSCSVCGKAFSQQQHLKRHTRTHTGEKPFSCSVCGQRFTQKRDLNSHARTHTGDKPFSCSVCGQRFTVKGTLISHARTHTGEKPFSCSVCGKRFTKKGSLERHTRIHTGEKPFSCSVCGKIFTEKGTLISHARTHTGEKPFSCSVCGKTFTERATLKAHIRTHTGEKPFSCSVCGQTFTQKGHLNSHARTHW; encoded by the coding sequence atgaggagccacactggggagaaacccatatcatgtacagtttatggtaaaacatttacaaacaagggaaacttaaatattcatgcaagaacacacacaggtgacaaaccattttcgtgttcagtttgtggtcaaagatttacagagaagggaaacttaaaaatacactcaagaatccacactggggagaaacccttatcatgtacagtttgtggtaaaacatttacacacacgggaaacttaaatattcatgcaaaaacccacactggtgaaaaaccattttcgtgttcagattgtggtcaaagattcacacggaagggaagcttaattagtcatgcaagagcacacactggtgaaaaaccattttcgtgttcagtttgtggtaaaacatttacacacaagagatacttaaaaatacacacaagaacccacacaggtgaaaaaccattttcatgttcagtttgtggtcaaagattcacacagaagagagacttaaatagtcatgcaagaacacacacaggtgacaaaccattttcgtgttcagtttgctgtaaagccttttctcaacagcaacacttaaataatcatgcaagaatacacacaggtgaaaattcattttcgtgttcagtttgtggtaaaagatttacagagaatggaaccttaaaaaggcacacaagaatccacactggtgaaaaaccattttcgtgttcagtttgtggtcaaggattcacagacaagggaaacttaaaaacccacacaagaacccacactggtgaaaaaccattttcgtgttcagtttgcggtaaagccttttctcaacagcaacacttaaaaaggcacacaagaacacacacgggtgaaaaaccattttcgtgttcagtttgtggtcaaagattcacacagaagagagacttaaatagtcatgcaagaacacacacaggtgacaaaccattttcatgctcagtttgtggtcaaagatttacagtgaagggaaccttaattagtcatgcaagaacacacactggtgaaaaaccattttcgtgttcagtttgtggtaaaagattcacaaagaagggaagcttagaaaggcacacaagaatccacactggtgaaaaaccattttcatgctcagtttgtggtaaaatatttacagagaagggaaccctaattagtcatgcaagaacacacactggtgaaaaaccattttcctgttcagtttgtggtaaaacatttacagaaagggcaacgttaaaagcccacataagaacccacactggtgaaaaaccattttcatgttcagtttgtggtcaaacattcacacagaagggacatttaaatagtcatgcaagaacacactggtga